The genomic stretch AGAAttacgaagaaaaaaaaaacacttgagGAAGTGATCCTAGCAACAAAATCCTTAAGAGACTAATGTTCTGTATAACTACGATTAACTGAAATAGGGGAAGAACTATTACATCAAAGAACATTCTAGAAACTTTAGCATACTCTGTGTTTTGAGATATTCGATCATTCAGGATCAATGcacatcatcatcctcaaaagaaaatagaagggATCGTAGATAAGTGTACCTTCTCTTTCAATAGCTGCTCATTCTCTTCTTCGAGTCGCACAGCCAAGGACTCCAGTTCCACTTGGTATGCCTGTAAAAGAGAAATTCAtaccaaagaagaaagaacaaataagAAACGAAACCCCAACCACAATGCACAAGCCAAAGCTCAAagccaaaaccaaaaccaaaaccaaaaccaaaaccaaaaccatcACCTGCTTCCTCTCCCTAGACCTCGCCGCGGACTCTCTGTTCTTGATCATCCTCCTCTGCCTCTGCTGCGCCGCCTTATCCAGCGGCTCCAGCACACACGCccctctcttccctcttcttaCCCCGATCAAATCCACTCCATTCCCAAACCCTACGATAGACCCTTCCACTGTCTCTATCGTGCTCGGGGCCATCGCATCGACCGCGAACGCCCCGCTGCCCATGCTGCCCATCCTCTCGGCGGGGTTCACCTTCACCTTCACCTccacgtcctcctcctcctcctcctcctccacgccCACGGAAGCGCCCGCCTTGACCAGGAAATCCTCCAGAGTCATCATCTCGTCGGGCATTTCCTCCTTGCACTCCCTCCTCTGGCCAGCGACGATCTCTCGCCACACGTCGTCGACGGTCCTGGCGGCAAGGGGCGCGGGGGGTTCAGCGGGGGCGACGGAGGCATCGAGGAGGGTCGACTCGGAGGACGGGGCGGAGGCGTTGCGGGCGGTCATGGCAGAGCTGCCGTTAGCGATGCTGTTGGCGCGGTCGATCCTGGTCAACAAATCGGAGGTGGAGACGGGGTTcgcgagagaggaggaggaggaggagagagagagtcgacgAGACGGATCCGATTCTCTCGACTTGGAAGACgccatcgccgccgcctcctTCTACGACGCCATTTTCTCGATCGCGGGAGCGAAGTCTCGGGAgcttccctctctttctctcttctcgaGGGTTTTA from Rhodamnia argentea isolate NSW1041297 chromosome 2, ASM2092103v1, whole genome shotgun sequence encodes the following:
- the LOC115741910 gene encoding G-box-binding factor 4, which codes for MASSKSRESDPSRRLSLSSSSSSLANPVSTSDLLTRIDRANSIANGSSAMTARNASAPSSESTLLDASVAPAEPPAPLAARTVDDVWREIVAGQRRECKEEMPDEMMTLEDFLVKAGASVGVEEEEEEEDVEVKVKVNPAERMGSMGSGAFAVDAMAPSTIETVEGSIVGFGNGVDLIGVRRGKRGACVLEPLDKAAQQRQRRMIKNRESAARSRERKQAYQVELESLAVRLEEENEQLLKEKAERTKERFRQLMEKVVPIVEKPKTARVLRRVQSLQW